A single genomic interval of Impatiens glandulifera unplaced genomic scaffold, dImpGla2.1, whole genome shotgun sequence harbors:
- the LOC124917273 gene encoding 18.1 kDa class I heat shock protein-like, giving the protein MALIPSIFGGRRSNVFFDPFSQDIWDSTFESGLIPFSSSNSSHRETSAFAAARIDWKETPEAHVFTADLPGLKKDEVKVEVEEDRVLQISGERNKEQEEKTDKWHRLERSTGKFQRRFRLPENAKMEQIKATMENGVLKVTVPKEPENKPEVKSIDISG; this is encoded by the coding sequence ATGGCCTTAATTCCGAGCATTTTTGGCGGTCGACGAAGCAACGTCTTCTTCGATCCCTTCTCTCAAGACATCTGGGATTCGACCTTCGAATCAGGATTAATCCCTTTCTCCTCCTCCAATTCCTCTCACCGCGAGACCTCGGCCTTCGCAGCCGCCAGAATCGACTGGAAGGAAACGCCGGAGGCTCACGTGTTTACGGCAGACTTACCTGGGCTGAAGAAGGACGAGGTCAAAGTGGAAGTCGAAGAAGATCGGGTTCTTCAGATCAGCGGGGAGAGGAACAAAGAACAGGAAGAGAAGACCGATAAGTGGCATCGGCTGGAGCGGAGCACCGGAAAGTTCCAGCGCCGGTTCAGGTTGCCCGAGAATGCCAAGATGGAGCAGATAAAGGCGACCATGGAGAACGGCGTCCTCAAGGTGACCGTGCCAAAGGAGCCCGAGAACAAGCCGGAGGTGAAGTCAATTGACATTTCCGGCTGA